Part of the Scomber japonicus isolate fScoJap1 chromosome 2, fScoJap1.pri, whole genome shotgun sequence genome, AACAGAATCTGGTGTAGGCTACTGGGAGCTTTATTAGTTTCCTTGTTAAGGATAGACACTATAAATATTAAAGCAGTATCTGTATACTAACACCttaatgtatgtgtttgtattcaaTGCAACACTAATGAAAAGGAAATGAGCCATAATTTTATAGTTTAGTCAAAAATATGAGAATATTTCCTTGTATTCACTTACTCAAGTTTTGATAATATTCTGGTGTCCTCATAATATCATTAAAAGACACAGCCTTGCCATTTACTATTAcagaatagtttgacatttttgggaaaCAGTTATTTGCCTTCTTGCGGAGAGTTAGGTGAGTATTGAtagctaaatatgaagctgctgCAGTGCTAGACTAGCTGCTTAGCATAGGTTAGCACAAAAGCTAGCTCTCTCAAAAGGTAggaaaaatcatcatcatcatctatcaGCACTTCTAAAACTGGCTGAATAagtgatatgtttttttaatacttaaaaTAACCGAGGTGTTGAGATTTACAATGGTTACGTGCTGGGTTATTTGTTGGTTGGCAGTCACTTCTTGAACTGTTGTCCTCAtgtgaggttgccaggcaacaagCGTTGACTTTCcctctttgtgctaagctaagcagcTCCCGGcattagcttcatatttactgaaCAAACATGAGAGTATTATCAGTCTTCTCATCtgactcttggcaagaaagcgaGTAAGTtgaactgttgttttaaatctttataaTTTCCAGTTTAATAACACTCACTTCTTGTGAAATGCATGTGAGCATGGGCACACTCCCAGTTCATCTCTGGTCCTGAATTCTTCCAGACACACCGCACAGGTTTGCtgcaaggaaaaaaacaacagtgaggttAGTTTGTGTGTTATTCTCCCCCCGTTGCTGTTCATCAACAGGCCTGTATGTCACCACAGCCAAAAACATTGCATTTAGTACATCTGAGTGGTAGATGAATTTAATTTACCCAGATTTCATAACATAACACAAGTATACGCTCTGTGTTTTAAAACACTGCTTTTATCTTAATTGTGATTTCAAATAGCAAGAACATTGTAATCTCACTGGCGCAAAAACAGAGATTGGATATTGAAATGACCCTTAACCACCAGCACTGCcttggaaaatggaaataacTTAGAATAGCAGTCTTTATAGGAATCACAAGAGACCGAGGAGAGATCTTTTTATAATGCATTTTGAATGAGTGCAGTTATTCTTGGAGTCCTAAATTCTGCTGCAAGTACAGAGCCAAGCAAGCACTCAgactatttttcttttactggcTGCATTTGAGATATTTTCAGACTATCTCCACTGTGAGCGTACATGCAGCGTGATCACATCCTGAGAGGAAAAATTGATTGAGTTAACTACCCAACCACTCCTCATTCTAACCCTCCCAGCTCATCTATCATGGCATAAATATCATGAGTTGGCACAGAACAGTGTGGGTCATGTGAAAAGTGTGCATTTGCAGTTTCTAGCATATATGTTTGGCACAAGAGACATGTTTACTTACTCCTAGAAGGCTCAGTTTCTTGCTGGCTCCCTTCAGCACCACCTACAGTgggaaaatggagaaaaaagagagaagtatTGGGTCATGTGAATGATGTGTCAGCACAATTATGGCTTAAAACAAACACTTCAGATTGGTTCAATGTCCTGATGTGACCGACCTAAAAATACATTGTAGAGTGATGTGCACTTGTTTGTTAGATCAAATCCTGAATTCAGACAATAGGCAGCCGCAGCTAGAGCTCAACCTTCCCCGAGGCTGAATACATTGTCCCTAACTGTCGCCACACCTACCACGCCACTCTGTGTCACACCCTACTACCTGCACAACACATCAGGCAGTTTTACTCTGCAGCTGGATTAACACGTGGATGTAGTCAAGGTCATTTATAAAGGGTAGTGTTAGGTTTCACAGTTGATGATAAAGGCGTGGAAAGCTGTAGTAGTATTTATAACCTGCCTCAGAAGCCGGTGTTACATGTGCAGCCACAGTGAGACACTGCAGTGACATACCTCATTGTAGCTGAACTGCTCCCTCGTTCCTTGTTGTTTCaacctgaaagagagagagacatcacaACATCTGTATGGTAGAAATATGAGACTTAGGCCATGTATCTTATTCATACATACTCCTATTAATTTTAGTGAATGAGTGATatgaatataattaattaatattaatattaatgttcaTTGATACCCCAGACAATAGACACCACAGTATAAACAGTATGTCTCAATCTCTGATGATAAAGACTAATATCATTTTACAGTATATGCATAACCAGACTGGCAACAGTGTAGATTTatagaaacatgttttaaatgtattattacaattataattagtcattcatttttaatgataataattgtcACCATCATTAGGCccataattttatttatttaaaacctcAGAAAACGTGTTTTTCCATAATTCTGTAATTATTAATGGTGCCaaggcacagacacacaataaaggcacacacagctaaaatcaaataaaagcaataaaaaaagaatatttggCTATATCCGTTAAAAGCAAGATAACATTAACAAtgctagaaaataaaaagtgtagtTAATGGCAATGagacaaattaattaataaataagtcAGAACAAGgacaatttaaaagaaaaagcaatgCTAGTTATAATCATTAAATTAGCAATTAAACCTTGGAAATTATTTGGTATTAATTATGTCAACATGAGCATATTTGGGTGCTtagaaataattataaatataataaaaactaattCTGATCCCTCCTCACTGATAGAGCAGACAGGCCAGTTTTTTGATATAGTAGGCAATGGTGTGTCCCAAAACGATCTCCAGTGATGAATCTCACTGCGGAGTGATATACTGCATCTAAAGGTGGAAGTGGCCGCCCGCCTATAAATAACATCTCGTAGTCCAAGGCAGAGGAAAACTGCTTCAACaattcttttatatatttattaaaagaaagCCCAATGTCTCAGCTTTGACAATAACATGTCAGTATGGactttaaaagtttgttttctaACCAAATACCTAGATATTTATAGTATTACACTCTCTTTACTATGGTGTTATTAATGCTTTGAAAACAACATCAATTTAGTCTTGAAGGTGTTTTTAAAGGGTGTTAAATGATAGATGTTGAGTGGCAGCATTAATAGAATCTGCACAGGTGTAAATTACTGCATCATCCGTGTAAAGATGAAAGTTTGTACAATGAGGGGGTAATATTGTTTATAGAAATAAAACTGGTCCAAGGACAGAGCCTTGAGGAATCCCTTTGaagtggagagaaaagaggactGAATATTAGCTATCTTGATACACTGCAATCTATCAGAACGATCATTCTGAAACCACAGCAttgtcaaaacacaaacatgtaaaagCAGCTCATTTAGTCTATTATATTGGATTTTTGAGGCCAAAAATATCATCACATATTTATTAGAAGCTTTGAATAGATTTTTATCTGCTGTGGCATACTGCGGTaatctttttaaaactttgaaaaTATTTATAATTGGATCACCTTCCTAGTATAGGGTCTTATCTGCACTAGTACTTCTTGCTTTTCTCCACATACCCTGTACCCTCTTCACTTACTCCCCAGATTTTTGTAGTCAGCCAGCACATCTTCCACCCTAACCTTCTAAACCTACCTGAAAAGGTAGCAGCAGAAGATGAGGCTGAGCATGAAGACGAAGAGGCCGATGCCCAGCACAATGACATATACATTGAGCGGGAGGTGATAGATGTCAGACGTCATGCTGCAGTACCGTTCAGAGCGCTGAGAACCCAAACCACACAGGCATCCTGCCAGGAAGAGTTTTCACATTCGAAAAACACATGTTAAAAAACACTGGTAATACCAACATTAGTAATTGTTACTGTACATCGGATTCAGTCTGCAACACACTAGCTTAGGTATGTTTAAGAAATGctgtctttaaatgttttaagagAGTAATCATTCTGTTTTTGGACTATCTTGACAGGAAACGTCAAACTCTCTTTGATTTCAGGTTCCTCTATTTTAGGTGCGTTTACAGCCCTAGTCTTTTTTAACTCAATTACCTCAAAATAGATCCACTGAAAAAAGAATATCTATTTTTGCAACTTCATTATTTACCTTCCCATTAAAATGTCCCATCTTTAAAGCTCCTGTCAAGAACTGTACAGAGAGCAGTTGTTAGCTTTGACAGTGTGAGTCTAAATCGGTTTCATAAACTTTAGATGATATAGTTTGTACTGGCAATTGCACTGTTTTGAGTTTAAGGAGCAGTTAAGCTCTTGAGATGTGTGAAAATCACAACAGTGAGTCATGATTATAATTTGCCcttataaaaaacatatttgaaatggatggggaaaagaaagaggaatcTTGGCAGAAAAGTAGGAAATTGTTGATCATTAACAGGAATATGAAACTATACAACAACAAGAGGCCTTGAGTTTCTGGATACTTTTAGATATAAAACTTGACTTGTATGTTTGCTTGACAATGATCCTGGAGTATGTGGCTCTTTGGCTCATCTTCACAGATTTTTGAAAGAGTTTTACTGACAATATAAAATCTTTAATCAGGAGTTGATTCTAATGGCTGGTCTATGAATGCAGGTGTTGTCTGGGGAGCTGAGGCTGGCACTGTGGTGGCAACTGAAGCACTCGTCGAACTGCGTGTTAATTGGctgtgaacaaaacaaacatggaggACAGACACCACTTCCGCCACACTACCATCTGTTCCACAGACTCTACAGAGGTGactggtagtgtgtgtgtgtgtgtgtgtgtgtgtgtgtgtgtgtgtgtgtgtgtgtgtgtgtgtatgtgtgtgtgtgtgtgtgtgacaacaCTGGGGGATGGAAGGGCAGGAGTGCGTTAGTGTCTGTCTGCATGTATTTCTAAAACAGAAACGTGTGTTGCAGGTGGCAGGGGGTGGGGtatattaaatagaaaaaactCTGGGGACAAAAGGACCATTTGGTAAAACAATAGCAGAGGAAGCCCCACTTCCATAGCCCACATGTGTTCCTATTAATTTGCAGCAAGGATGCTCTTTGCCAGCCTCTAAATGTCCATGTGTCTCTCTTTAGAGTGAATGAATGGGTACAGCTTGCACACTGTGGGGGGTATGAGTTGGATAATTTGACATGGATGGGGGTTGGGGGATTTACAAGAGAGGAAGGGGGGTATATTGTAGGGAAGACCAAGGGTAACATAATGACAGACATAATGATGCAATAGGTGTGGATGCAACAGATATAAACAATAATATGGAATAaggtaaaaaaattaaaaaacttcCTTTGTTAATTGTAGcaatcaaaacacaaacatgacctTGAATGTGGCTTCTTATAAGCGCACTGTCACCCCCCTCATAACACAAACATCCATTCTGTGAGATTTGCCATTCCACAAACACATCCATTATGTGTATCTCATTAGCTAGCACTCTGCAACTAAGTAACTGGGCTATGAGATACAAGTGAATTCATGTGCCACCACCTCTTGTGTATTTAGCACAAAGCAAAGTCCACTCACTTACCGTTACACCATTGGAATGGTTGCATGAAATTTGACtcccagagcagcagcagtaaattCAGGCCCTGTCTGGAGAAGGCTGAGCCTGGAGGAAATCCAAACTCGTGGGCCGGAGCTCCTGGACACTGAATCTGTTTAGAGCCTGGAATCAGTCACCCTGCACTGAGTTAGCTCCTCCAAAAACAACCATCAAGTTGTTCAGATTTGCTCAGATTCCATAAATCCTTGAGAGGTGTGGTTTTGTTGGCTCAGCAGTCTGTGCTGCCCAGCATTCCCAAATCTGGATTAACCACTCCGTGTTAAGATTGGGAGATTCAGGACTGGGGTTTGGACTGGGACAGAAGACCTCATGTGCTCCTGGTTCCCAGTGagaatgatgtcatcacaggAGAGATAgaagaagagacaaagaaatCTATGTTGAGTGGATGTAATTGTTTACCAGTTGCCTTAGTATGTGCTATTCAGGAGTTGTTACTGTCAAAAAGCTGaatctcactcactcacaatGTCAACGTCAATGTAAACAACACAGGCTGCTTTGTAACAGGAAATACTTACATTTTCAGCGGAAACGGCCCCCTTTGACTTCACTTTGTATCTGCAGTATTGTCCCCACACCAGGTTCAATGACATCCGCTGTTCAAAATGACAGTCCTTGTCCAACGAAGGTAATTATCTGGCATTAGTCTGTGCTTTGTCTCCCCCCACCAAAGCTGCTTTTTAACAGAGGATTTTCACAAGTCtcatccccctctcctctcctctgttgtcTCCTCCAATCCTGTGATCTTGCAGGGGGGTATTCCTTCTCAGTATACAAGCCAAAGATGTGCTTCCCTCAGAGCCCAAACAAAGTGAGGACAGCTCCATGCAGTCAACAACAGTCCTCGAGCTGGGTTTGGTATTTTGctggtgtatgtgtgagtgtgtttgtcagtcagtgtgtgtgtttgcgtagggggggggggatcctACTCTCCCTCTAACCATCTGCTCCTtcaattgagaaaaaaaaatcagagacAAAGGCGGTGTGTGTGCAAaagtgtgtctgcgtgtgtcgTGCTCAGTCTCTCCCACCTCCAGCTGGCTTTGTCATGGCAggcttcccctcttcctctttcaatCCATAATGGTGCTCAGAGAGCGCCTGCAATTTgcctttcccttcctctccttgcTCTGCTCTGCCTTGGGTTTGTAAACAGATCTCTGCTCATGTGACCAGCCGTTTTGCCTCGCAACTCTCCTCTCCCTCAGCCCTCCCTCGCTACCTCTGTCCTCCAATCTGTAGgcagaaggaaggcagaatgAGCCAGACACTGACGAATAGGGCGCCTGCAAGCATGCTgatgtgcgtgtgtctgtgtgcgcacGCCCCTGTGCATGTATATATGTGAGAGGGAGACAAGAGAGACACTTGCAGCAAAGTCAAGGGAGGCCCTGGTCAGTAACATGCGCACAGCTGATGTCCTGACAACCAAAACAAAGCCATTTCTGTGAAGTGGAGGTCAACAAAGGAAAAGATGATGCCAGCCACCTCATTCACCCTTACCTTCTTTAACACGCTCACACATTGTATTTTTAGAGCTGGAGTGAGCAGTGATTACTTTTTAGATTTGCTTTGTTTGAGCTATATATAAACGCCATGTCACTCTTTTGCAGTAACAAAGCAGTGAGAGCAGAGATGAGGGGAGGAGGTGTCTCTACAGATAGAGGGAACACAGGAGGAAGTAAGATATGAGGAGCAATcatcaagagagagagagagtgggacacacagggagaaaaaaatcacagcCTGGACAAAGACGTTGCGTGCATGTCCACCCCCACAACATTGGCCCTGGCTGCCAATTCGCTGAGGGAGAGAACAGCTGCTGGGCTACTGGGTGAGCTGTGAGAGTCAAGGGGAGTGTTGCTCCACCAATCCccagggggagggagggatggagggagaaaggctTCAATGGGATCCATGCCATTTTCAttcacccccacccctcctcctctagTAATGACATTACTGCTGAATGCTGAGGAACAGCTGGATTGACCGAACAGATGCACGGGCATAAATACAGCCCTTAATACACTGCATATATTGTCATGTGTTCACTCATTATAGAATCAAACATAatgcatgttgttgttgttggcatGTGAGGGATGGTGGTTTTGGTAACAGCACGCCCCCTTGTGATATCTGATGTAAACACCATTGTGCTGTCAACTTCCTGAAGAAGTATAGCACATGAACATACTAATTTGAATGAAGGCTTTTTTCAGACAAGACATGAGGAATTCCCCAGTGTCTTAGTGTGAAAGGGTTTTTATCAGAGAGTGACTGACTAAACTGGGTACAGAGCGAGAtaatgaggaagagagagagagaggcaaatgTTGACCTTGTTTTCTGGGAGGTATGTAAATAGTTTAGGCTGtcacaacatttcattttgtttttgcataAATCATACAGTAGGTTTGCCTGACTGGAAATATAGTATTATTGTAGGATCATCAGCTCAAGCTTAGGATTAAGGCAGAAATGTGTTGAGAGAACACTGAAAAAACAATGTCACACAAATATGGAAAAGTGTTCATTTTTGAGTGCCAAGTTGAAGTATTTACAAGACTCATAACACTGGTAACTTTGAATTCTTGTTAACATAGTGGTGCTGAATCTAGAGATTTTCAACAATGACTCCTAAAGTATTTGTCTGAAAGTGTATCTCTAAAGCTCTTTTCCACCCCTTCTGTCATATGACCCACGTTATCAGCTTATGTTTCGTGTCCTGGGAGTATTTATGACTACTCTGCACTTGAaagcaacacaaacatttaGTGTTATCAATGAGAACTCTCCAGTGAGCTGTAATAAGGCTTTACTATCTGCCTGATACAGCAGCTCTTTTTGTGCAGTCTACAGTTTACACAGACGTTTTTTCACAGATTTTTGCCAAGATCGGTCCCTCAGAGAGCAGCGGTAGAATGTGTTTTCAACAGTGATTTATGgtttatagaaaaaaacatagtTGTGACAACagtaaaaacatcacattttggaaaacaccCAATACAGATGTTTTCTGAGTAAACTGAACTGTATGTGAACCAGAAGTATGTTGACAATGTCAGTTTTTTCCACTTTGTGGGTTTTATGCTCAAGTATTATACCATCAGTCAAAGTACATGTTG contains:
- the zgc:175214 gene encoding RING finger protein 122; translated protein: MQPFQWCNGCLCGLGSQRSERYCSMTSDIYHLPLNVYVIVLGIGLFVFMLSLIFCCYLFRLKQQGTREQFSYNEVVLKGASKKLSLLGQTCAVCLEEFRTRDELGVCPCSHAFHKKCLLKWLEIRSVCPMCNKPILRLHTDAPQGAEGPMDPEEV